GTTTTTTTGATCGCTGAAACAGTAATATTCTTTCATTTCGCTTTTTTTAAAGTTTGCTTCTCTATTCTCTATTTTTAATATCTTTTCAAGACCAAGAGATCTTAAATTTTCGAGAGCTTCTTTGCTGGAATTTATGATTTTGAAGGTTTTTTTGTGGTCATTGCTCTCAGTATTAATATGTATAAGTATTCCCATAAAGGTTGAATCCAAGTAAAGCGTTTCTGATAAATCTATGTATAGGTTTTGGAGTTTATCGTTGTTGTTTATGAAAATGTTTTTAATAAATGTTTTAAAATTGACAGAGTGTATGACAGTAAGTCTATTAATTAACTTTACAAAGATCGAATCATCTCTGAGTGTATAAAAGACATTGCCTTTAGAAGTATCCTTTTCCATTTTGTATTCTTTTTTCAGTTTCAAGTATATTGTAAAGTTTTAATAATATCAATTATAATTCAATATTATTTTATGGGAAAAAATGTTACTCCAATGATGAGGCAATACTTAGATATTAAGAATAAGTATGCAGATGCTATTTTATTCTTTAGAGTAGGAAGTTTTTATGAGATGTTCTTCAATGATGCTCTTGAGGGAAGCAAGCTTTTAGGTTTAACTTTAACTAAAAGGGAAAGTATTCCTATGTGTGGAGTTCCTTGTCATTCAAGTAAAGAATATATAAAAAAGTTAATTTTGCTTGATCGAAAGGTTGCAATTTGTGAGCAAGGATTACAAATAGATGCTAGAGGTCCACTAGAGAGGGAAGTTATTGAGGTTATAAGTCCTGGCGCTGTTGTTGATGAAGATTTCCTAGAGGATGATGTTAATAATTACTTAGTTGCCATTAGTGATTACAAAGGCCATTATTCGTTCTCGTATATAGACCTGTCAACATCTAAACTTGGTATAATTATTTATGAGGGAAATTTTTTAGAAAAATTGAGACGGGATATTGAAAAATATTCTCCAAAAGAAATAATAGTCTCAGAAAATTTCTATTATAAATATTTAGAAAAACTTGTCCTTGATCGATTTTTAGTAAATAAGACCCCTAATTGGCATTTGGACAAAGAAATTGCCGCTAAAGCACTAAAAGAGCATTTTAATATTTTGAGTTTAGGCGCACTTGGATTTAAAGAAGATGAGCCTTATTATATTTCGTCTTTTTTAGTAATAGATTATATGAAAAACAATTTAAAAAATTTATTGAGTAATATTGATACGATTCATATTAAGAATGATTCTGCGTATATGTTTCTTGATGATGTTACTCAAATAAATCTTGAGCTTGTTAAAAATAATAATGATTTAACTTCTCGCTATTCCCTTTATTCAGTTTTAAATGATTGCAAAACTCCAATGGGGAAGAGGCTTTTAAGGGAGTATATATTAAATCCACTTCTAGATATTCCTGAAATTAATAAGAGATTAGCTCATGTAGAGTTTTTAAATAATAATGTTAATTTGACTATGAAACTAAGAGATATTCTTAGTAATGTTTGGGATGTCGAAAGAATAATCTCAAGGCTACAAATGAAAAAGTATGCTAAAAAAGATTTTTTGTTTATTAGAGAGGCTTTAATAGCATTTTTTTTGGCAAAGAGATTGTTTAATGAACATTTTTTTAATTATTGGATATTTGATGCTAATGATGAAGATAATATAAAGGGAATTTATTCTTTAATAAATGGGTCAATCTCAAGGGAGCAAGATGAGATTATTAAGCATGGATATAATCCTAAGATTGATCATTTAAGAAAGATAAAAAATAATGCAAGCAGATATGTTGATGACTATCTTAATTTTGAGAGAAATCATAGCAAAATTAATAGTCTTAAAATAAGGAAAACTAATGTTAGAGGTTTGTTTTTTGAAGTTACAAAGAGTTATTATGGACAAGTTCCGTCTCATTTTATGGAAAGTCAAACCTTAAATTCGGCTAAGAGATATAAAACTAACAAACTTATTGAACTTGAAAGAGATATTAATGATGCTGAAGATAATTTATCAGCTCTTGAGCAAGAAATATTTGATGAAGTAGCTTTAAGAATTGCTAAGCATAGTGCAGTTATTAAGAAAGTTTCTGAATTTTGTGCATATATTGATGTTGTGTCTAATTTTGCATATTTAGCAAAGAAAAATGAATATATGAGACCCATTTTGACCGACAAAAAGGAGATAATTCTTGAGAGTGCAAGACATCCTGTTGTTGAGCATTACATGAAGGGAGTGGAGGCTTTTACTAAAAATTCCGTAAGGGTTGATAATGAGAAATATTTTTGCCTAATTACTGGTCCTAATATGGCTGGCAAATCAACTTATTTACGCCAGACTGCTTTAGTTGTTTTGATGGGACATATTGGTTCTTTTGTGCCCGCCTCTAAAGCCGTAATAGGAATTACAGATAAGATTTTTTGTAGGATCGGGGCCAGTGATAATATTTCTAAGGGCGAATCTACTTTTTTAGTAGAGATGAATGAGACAGCCAATATTTTAAGAAATGCGACGCCTAATAGCTTAATAATTATGGATGAAGTTGGAAGGGGCACTAGCACTAATGATGGTCTTGCCATTGCGTATTCCGTCGTCGAATACATTTTAGGACACATCAAGTCTAGGAGTTTGTTTGCAACTCATTTTCACGAACTTTCAGCTATTAAACATGATTCTTTTGTTAATCTTTCAATGAAAATTGAAAGACAAGGTAGTGAACTTATCTTTTTA
The sequence above is drawn from the Candidatus Borreliella tachyglossi genome and encodes:
- a CDS encoding STAS domain-containing protein; translation: MKLKKEYKMEKDTSKGNVFYTLRDDSIFVKLINRLTVIHSVNFKTFIKNIFINNNDKLQNLYIDLSETLYLDSTFMGILIHINTESNDHKKTFKIINSSKEALENLRSLGLEKILKIENREANFKKSEMKEYYCFSDQKNKIFKSMLKSHILLSSLSSNNKKEFCTLIKRLKKENYN
- the mutS gene encoding DNA mismatch repair protein MutS — protein: MGKNVTPMMRQYLDIKNKYADAILFFRVGSFYEMFFNDALEGSKLLGLTLTKRESIPMCGVPCHSSKEYIKKLILLDRKVAICEQGLQIDARGPLEREVIEVISPGAVVDEDFLEDDVNNYLVAISDYKGHYSFSYIDLSTSKLGIIIYEGNFLEKLRRDIEKYSPKEIIVSENFYYKYLEKLVLDRFLVNKTPNWHLDKEIAAKALKEHFNILSLGALGFKEDEPYYISSFLVIDYMKNNLKNLLSNIDTIHIKNDSAYMFLDDVTQINLELVKNNNDLTSRYSLYSVLNDCKTPMGKRLLREYILNPLLDIPEINKRLAHVEFLNNNVNLTMKLRDILSNVWDVERIISRLQMKKYAKKDFLFIREALIAFFLAKRLFNEHFFNYWIFDANDEDNIKGIYSLINGSISREQDEIIKHGYNPKIDHLRKIKNNASRYVDDYLNFERNHSKINSLKIRKTNVRGLFFEVTKSYYGQVPSHFMESQTLNSAKRYKTNKLIELERDINDAEDNLSALEQEIFDEVALRIAKHSAVIKKVSEFCAYIDVVSNFAYLAKKNEYMRPILTDKKEIILESARHPVVEHYMKGVEAFTKNSVRVDNEKYFCLITGPNMAGKSTYLRQTALVVLMGHIGSFVPASKAVIGITDKIFCRIGASDNISKGESTFLVEMNETANILRNATPNSLIIMDEVGRGTSTNDGLAIAYSVVEYILGHIKSRSLFATHFHELSAIKHDSFVNLSMKIERQGSELIFLREVEEKPSLNSYGIYVARIAGIPLKVIKRADIILKSLVSRERMCVPELLSLVSSDNNEEAVEEDTNYEIELNSYLELKDFISKIDINNTTPFQAIDLLNQIIAKIKA